Sequence from the Deltaproteobacteria bacterium IMCC39524 genome:
GGCATCAATAGTATCGAAGAGTTGTGTAACGTTGACGCCGTTGACGACAGTTGTTGTTTTCATGATGATACTCCTTTATGGCAGACAGACATGTCTGTCTTACTGTGGGGTAAAAAAATATATCTACCCCGGGTTGATTAGACGCTCAACAAGCTTCACTCCCTGAATGGCAGGCCATATATCATGGTAAATCTCAGTCATGGCAATTGCCCCGCCAAGAATTAGCATATAGTCATCAGCTAGTACCTGTACTTCAAAACCCTCATAGGACTGGGTATCCGAATTGATCAAGTCCTCGGTAAGGGTACGTATCAATTTCCTGAGGCTCTCATAGTGATGCAGACCTTCTCTTCGTAGAGTATTTTTCGGATCGGGAACCTCTGCCACCATGTTGAGAAATGCGCAACCGCGTAAATTGTTTGCTTCAAGCCACGGTTGCACTGATTTCATGACTGCCATAAACCGTTCAACTGGGGTGTCATGGTCATGGACAAAGGCGTTTATTGCTTCATACTCTGACGTGTTGCGGTCTCTAAGGTATGCCAGGCATAAGTCATCTTTTGTCCTGAAGTGATTGTAGAAGGTCGCCTTGGCGACTCCTGACGTGGCAATCACTTCGTTGATGCCTGTCGCACGGAAACCTTGGTGAAAAAAAAGGTCGG
This genomic interval carries:
- a CDS encoding TetR/AcrR family transcriptional regulator, producing MTKKDKNIAPRERILETAADLFFHQGFRATGINEVIATSGVAKATFYNHFRTKDDLCLAYLRDRNTSEYEAINAFVHDHDTPVERFMAVMKSVQPWLEANNLRGCAFLNMVAEVPDPKNTLRREGLHHYESLRKLIRTLTEDLINSDTQSYEGFEVQVLADDYMLILGGAIAMTEIYHDIWPAIQGVKLVERLINPG